One segment of Onychomys torridus chromosome 3, mOncTor1.1, whole genome shotgun sequence DNA contains the following:
- the LOC118579524 gene encoding LOW QUALITY PROTEIN: uncharacterized protein LOC118579524 (The sequence of the model RefSeq protein was modified relative to this genomic sequence to represent the inferred CDS: inserted 4 bases in 3 codons; substituted 2 bases at 2 genomic stop codons), whose protein sequence is MGQTASTPLSLTLSHWSEVTARASNMAVRVKKGKWQTFCSSEWPTFGVGWPTDGTFDLNLIRAVKQKIFIPGSHGHPDQQAYIWIWEDLVVDPPKWYWPFSSSDLXKWKNNNPPFSEDPSPLTGLLESIMFSHQPTWDDCQQLLGVLFTTEERERILLEDRKLVPGPDGRPTQLPNLIDEHFPLRHPTWNPNTPEGREHLSLYRQTLMAGLRAAARRPTNLAKVGEVLQGSEETPSAFLERLMEAYRRYTPFDPQSEELRGAVSMAFIGQSATDIRRKLQRLDGLQGLSLRDLVKEAEKVYYKRETAEEKEARLEKQREEKEKERRKRQNRDLTRILAAAVRDGPGPRGRGGGGGRGGCPPLGPNQCAYCKEEGHWIRECPKKQKGRGRQVLALGDXESQGSDPLPELRVTFEVEGTPVDFEVDTGAVYSAIKHPLGPLSTRKSLVQGANGSRERPWTIQRTVNLGKGTVQHSFXCLAPLLGRDLLTKLGAQISFTSQGPELKFAHPKVGDLHLLTLELPAAEEYHLYGAVAKASVATVSPYNEEWIHRFPNAWAETGGLGLAKEQPPVVVTLKPTAVPVRVRQYPLSREAREGIKPHIKRFLELGVLKPCQSEWNTPLLLVRKPGTDDYRPVQDLREVNSRVIDIHSTVPNPHNLLSTLPPGRNWYTVLDLKDAFFCLPLHPDSQKLFAFEWSDPEGGGTGQLTWTRLPQGFKNSPTIFDEALHRDLREYRETTPDVTLLQYVDDLLLAAETRDTCKQGTEKLLDTLASLGYRASAKKAQICQNKVIFLGYSLEEGRRWLTDARKRTVASIPAPTDRRRLREFLGAAGFCRLWIPGFTAITEPFLPLLKEKNPFVWQEEHQAAFEKLKRAFLSAPALALPDVRKPFTLYLHEKGGVRXGVLVQALGPWKRPTAYLSKRLDLVARGWQICLRAVATAAMLVRDADKLTLGQHLTVIAPHALESIVRQPPDRWLSNARATYYQVTLLDRDRITFGPPAILNPATLLPIAEQGEEGVPVHDCGAILAEETGVRTDLMDQPLANPDLIWYTDGSSFLNEGQRRVGAAVVDKNKVIWSSILPEGTSAQKAELIALTQALTMAAGKRATIYTDSRYAFATTHVHGAIYRERGLLTSAGKEIKNKKEIEALLDAVMLPRALAIVHCPGHQKGDSPIAVGNWRADQEAREAALRGTRHLIVHPSPPESLVSEEPSSPESLKDTLERIHKLTHLGSRKLVQLTEENKTHSPSERKRMAEKVIADCQACQQVNAYPGRLAPGKRLRGSXPGQHWEVDFTEIQLAKYGLRYLLVFVDTFTGWVEAYPTKKETTAIVAKKILEEIFPRFGLPQVIGSVNGPAFVAQVSQGLAKILGIDWKLHCSYRPQSSGQVERTNRTIKETLTKLTMETGSRDWTMLLPYALFRARNTPSLKGLTPFELLFGCASPVKDLAFQKGEIMPSFLSDRLQALAVVQHTLWKQLSAAYQPSGDGPAHRFHVGDFVYVRRHQHQTLEPRWKGPYQVLLTTPTAVKVDGVAAWIHGSHLKPAPAPDVDLDWTVEWTDNPLKLRIPCGNQPN, encoded by the exons ATGGGACAAACTGCCTCTACaccactctctctcactctctctcattggTCAGAAGTGACGGCTCGTGCATCAAACATGGCAGTTCGAGTgaagaagggaaagtggcagactttctgctcatctgaatggcccaccttcggcgTGGGGTGGCCCACTGATGGCACTTTCGATCTGAACCTTATTAGGGCAgttaaacaaaaaatcttcattccaggttcacatgggcatccggaccaacaagcctatatctggatttgggaagatttagtggtggacccgcctaagtgg tactggccattttcttcctcagatttatagaaatggaagaataataacccacccttttctgaagacccctcccccctaactggactcctagagtccatcatgttttcccaccagcctacatgggacgattgccagcaacttctgggggtccttttcaccacagaagaaagggaacgcatcctcctggaagataggaagttggtccctggaccggacgggcggccaactcagctccccaatctcattgatgagcactttcccctgcggcacccaacgtggaatccgaacactccggaaggtagggagcatctgtccctctatcgccagactctaatggcaggtctccgtgcagcggccagaaggcccactaatttggctaaggtaggcgaggttcttcaagggtctgaagagaccccctctgcctttcttgagagactcatggaagcatatagaaggtatacaccctttgacccacagtcagaggaattgaggggagcagtgagcatggcctttatagggcagtctgccacagatatacGGCGGAAGTTGCAAAGATTAGATGGGTTACAAGGGTTGAGCCTGAGGGACCtggttaaagaggcagaaaaagtctattataagcGGGAGACCgcagaagaaaaagaggctcggttagaaaaacaaagagaggaaaaagaaaaagagcggCGAAAACGCCAAAATCGGGATCTAACACGGATTCTTGCAGCCGCGGTAAGAGACGGGCCGGGGCCACgggggcgaggaggaggaggaggtcggggaggctgtcctcctttgggaccaaatcaatgcgcctactgcaaagaggagggtcattggatcagagaatgcccgaagaagcagaaagggcggGGCCGGCAGGTCCTCGCCCTTGGGGACTGAGAGAGTCAGGGTTCGGACCCCCTCCCCGAACTCCGGGTAAcatttgaagtggaggggaccccagtggactttgaggtggacacaggggcagtctattcagccatcaagcatccactaggccctctgtctacccgaaagtcactggtccaaggagcaaatggaagcagagagagaccctggactatccagagaacagtcaacttgggaaaaggtactgtgcaacattcttt ctgtctggcacccctattaggtagagacctcctgacaaaactgggagctcagatctcctttacctctcagggcccagaattaaaatttgcccacccgaaagtaggggacctccatctcctcacgctagaacttccagctgctgaggaataccATCTGTATGGAGCAGTGGCAaaagcctctgtagccactgtttcacCGTACAACGAGGAGTGGATTCATAGGTTCCCTAATgcgtgggcagagacagggggcctCGGACTGGCTAAGGAGCAACCCCCGGTGGTGGTCACCCTCAAACCCACCGCGGTACCCGTGCGAGTAAGACAATACCCGCTTAGTCGAGAAGCCCGAGAAGgcataaaaccccacatcaagaggtttctggaactgggcgtactgaaaccatgtcaatcagagtggaatactccgctcctgctggtaaggaagccaggaacagatgactacagaccagtccaggacctgagagaagtaaaCTCCCGGGTAATAGACATTCACTCTACAGTGCCCAACCCTCATAACCTCTTGAGTACCTTACCTCCAGGGCGCAACTGGTATACTGTTCTGGATTTAAAGGATGCCtttttttgcctccccctccaccccgattctcaaaagctctttgcctttgaatggtcagaccctgagggaggggggacagggcaacTGACATGGACCAGACTTCCACAAGGATTTAAGAACTCTCCAACTATCTTCGATGAGGCTCTACACCGAGACCTTCGGGAGTATCGAGAGACCAcccctgatgtcaccctcctccagtatgtagatgatctactcctggcagctgagACTCGGGACACTTGCaaacaagggactgagaaacttctggataccctggccagcctggggtacagggcgTCTGCCAAGAAGGCACAGATCtgccaaaacaaagtcatcttcctcGGTTACTCcttagaggaaggcaggaggtggCTCACCGACGCTCGTAAGCGAACCGTGGCCAGCATACCTGCTCCAACGGACCGCCGGCGGTTACGTGAATTCCTGGGTGCAGCTGGGTTCTGCCGGCTTTGGATTCCAGGGTTCActgccatcacagagccttttcttcccttgttaaaagaaaagaacccctttgtctggcaggaaGAACACCAGGCTGCATTTGAAAAGTTAAAGAGGGCGTTCTTATCCGCTCCAGCACTCGCTCTCCCGGATGTGAGGAAGCCATTCACTCTGTACTTGCATGAAAAGGGTGGGGTGC TCGGCGTCCTAGTACAAGCCCTCGGTCCGTGGAAAAGACCAACCGCTTACCTATCCAAGCGGCTAGATCTTGTGGCCAGGGGATGGCAAATCTGCCTAAGGGCGGTGGCCACGGCAGCCATGCTGGTGCGGGACgcggacaaattaactttgggacagcatctgactgttatagctccccatgcattggagagcattgtccgccAGCCGCCTGACCGATGGCTTAGCAATGCTCGGGCCACTTATTATCAGGTGACTCTTCTGGACCGGGACCGCATCACCTTTGGGCCCCCAGCTATCTTAAACCCTGCCACgctcctcccaattgctgaacaaggagaggagggagtgccGGTTCATgactgtggtgccattctggcGGAAGAAACGGGGGTCCGGACAGATTTAATGGACCAACCgctggccaaccctgacctgatatggtatacagatggcagcagtttcctaaatgagggccagcggagagtgggagcggcagtagtggacaaaaataaggtcatctggtctagcatcctcccagagggaacctcggctcaaaaagccgaattgattgcactcacccaagcacttaccatggcagccggtaaacgggctaccatctacacagacagccggTATGCATTTGCAACcacgcatgtgcatggggccatatacagggagaggggactgttaacttcagccggaaaagaaattaaaaataaaaaagaaatcgaGGCATTATTAGACGCTGTCATGCTGCCTCGCGCACTGGCCATCGTGCACTGCCCAGGGCACCAGAAAGGTGACTCCCCAATTGCGGTCGGAAACTGGAGGGCTGACCAGGAAGCAAGGGAAGCAGCTCTCCGAGGCACCAGGCACCTGATAGTCCACCCATCACCCCCTGAAAGCCTGGTCTCTGAAGAACCCTCGTCCCCCGAATCCCTGAAGGACACGCTGGAGCGAATCCACAAGCTGACCCATCTGGGTAGCCGAAAGTTAGTTcaactcactgaagaaaataaaactcactccCCGTCTGAAAGGAAGCGGATGGCAGAGAAAGTGATAGCGgactgccaagcctgccaacagGTTAATGCCTACCCTGGTCGGTTGGCTCCTGGAAAGAGGCTACGAGGAA GGCCTGGCCAACATTGGGAAGTAGATTTCACTGAAATACAGCTGGCTAAATATGGCCTAAGgtatttactagtgtttgtagacacctttacaggatgggtagaagcctaccccaccaaaaaggagactacagcaatagtcgctaagaaaatcctggaagaaatcttcccaagatttggactgcctcaggtaattgggtcagttaatggcccagcattcgtggctcaggtaagtcagggactggcaaaaatattggggatcgattggaagctgcattgttcatacagaccccagagctctggacaggtagaaagaacaaacaggaccattaaggagaccttaaccaaattgaccatggagactggctctagagattggacgatgctcctaccgtatgccctctttagagctaggaaTACCCCTTCCCTTAAGGGCCTTACCCCTTTTGAACTACTCTTTGGTTGTGCTTCCCCAGTTAAGGACCTAGCCttccagaaaggggaaatcatgccttccttcctatctgacaGACTGCAAGCCTTGGCGGTGGTCCAGCACACCCTGTGGAAACAGTTGTCTGCTGCGTACCAGCCCAGTGGAGATGGTCCTGCCCACCGGTTCCATGTAGGGGACTTCGTGTACGTCCGCCGGCACCAGCATCAGACCCTAGAACCTCGGTGGAAGGGTCCCTATCAAGTCCTGTtgaccaccccgacggcagtTAAAGTTGACGGAGTTGCTGCGTGGATCCATGGCTCCCACCTTAAGCCCGCGCCTGCTCCAGATgtggatttggactggactgtggaatGGACTGACAATCCCCTCAAGCTTCGGATCCCATGTGGAAATCAGCCGAACTAA